A segment of the Phaseolus vulgaris cultivar G19833 unplaced genomic scaffold, P. vulgaris v2.0 scaffold_19, whole genome shotgun sequence genome:
AGAgcttaaaaccactcatacatgcaaagcCCAACAACaacctcacagcctccaatctggcaacaggagcaaaggtttcaccataatcaatgccctcctcttgattgtaacCTTTGGCAattagccttgctttgttccttgtgatcacaccatcttcatccaacttgtttctgaatacccacttcgaacctatgatgttcatctcaactgttttagggacaagaaaccataccccattccttgcaaactgattcaactcttcatgcatagcttcaacccacttttcatcctcgagagcttcatcaattgactttggttccatttgagagacaaaagcagtgtgcctgcagaagtttgagatggagctacgtgttgagacaccttcctttatttgccctatgatgttttccactgacagatctctaagaatcctccattctttgggcaactcactctgttgcaaaatttcaatcggttgtttttgcaAATCAACCAGTTGTGTTTATGCACTAATGCCCAGCTTTTCCAAACTGATGTTATGCTCATCCTCTTCAGCACTGGTCTTCAGGATTTGGATGCTTTtgtgatctacctcatcaaagacaacatgaacaaactcttctacagtcattagcctcttgttgtagattttGTATGCACGACTTGTGAGAGAATAACCTATAAAGATGCCAAGAttagctttttcatcaaacttccctaagctttcctttccattgttgagaacaaaacagctgcaaccgaaaactctgagatgattgatgttaggcttccttccattgaagatcTCATAAGGAGTCCTCTTCAAAATTGGCCTaattagcactctattcatcacataacaagaagtgTTAACTGCTTcaacccaaaaatacttaggaagagaagattcactaagcattgttctTGTTAGCTCTTCAAGGGACCtattcttcctctctaccacaccattctgttgtggagttcttggagcagagaaattatgcagaattcccatcttttcatagaacttgctgaacttttcattttggaattctcttccatgatcacttcttattgagcctatgttgttgttctttgtgttttgcaaccttcttgcaaacttcttgaatgcagaaaaggcatcacttttttattccaagaagagagtccaagtgaacctagaaaaatcatccacaataacaagagcataataatttccaccaaggctcatggttcttgaaggtccaaaaagatccatgtgaagtagctcaagaggttttaaagaagaaacaacattttttattttaaaagagctTTTCACTTGTTCCCCCTTTTGGCAAGCCTCACAAATATGATcattctcaaacttgagctttggtagcccaatcacTAGATTCCTTGAAATtagcttgttcaagtgattcatgtgaatatgagcaattcttctatgccaaaggcaagactcatcttgcttggatagaagacaaccaattgaacatggtgaagagatatctagaagataaacattattgattctcttacctaccaacattacctctttagTGTTGGGGAGAcaaatttcacatgtgtttgtttTGAAGATAACTTGAAATCCCTGTCACACAATTGACTAATGCTTAGCAGATTGTGTTTTAaaccttctacatagagcacatcatggatgaccaagatatctttgtctcctatggatcctctcccaaaaATTCTccccttgttgttgtccccataggtaacgtgcccttcttgcttaaaggagatgctcaggAACTGTGATTTGTCCCtagtcatgtgcttggagcatccactgtccaagtaccattgttgcatgctctcctccaagttttcctacaaagaagattttcaagtacaaagatttggtccccttatgaatgtgggtccatttggtttacattcatcatttgaacCTTTACtgcacttaggaatccacttcataaagcccctaggaacaacatattttgtgattttacgGAACCtaacagaatgacctcttttcatgcagtagaagcatgtaacaaccggttgtttcgatggtccaatcggttgtttttctggcattttcgaaaatgactttgaaaatctatcttgcttgttttgcgggttaaaacccaatctagcttttccaaaaacacagttttgagatgccaagacattctcaaagttggattgacctttagaaagcttatccacaattttaacaagatagtgaactttcttttcaagattttcgcaattttcacaaacaagagtgtcacacttgcaagaggagtttttgtaaactatttcaaggttttcaaaacctgtttttgaattttccaattcctcttccagtgtctTGACTCttttttcaagccagctattcattccttttaaccgattgttcaagagggccaatcggttggcttcttcatgtgtttcttgaaaggcttgaagcaattgactatagttttcagagtttgaggagttagatgaacttacactacttgagtcatcttcctttctggccatgaagcagaggttgaggcttttcttgttttgccttcttttccttcttgcttgacttcttgaccttacttcctttgattcattgatgttcccatgagtagctttgagtgtgtcccacatctctttagcagttttgcattttgatatcctgaaaaactcattagtatctagtgcagaagctattatgttttgagcagtacaatcaagcttggccattttacattcttcattggtccattgggaccaaggttttgcaataaAAGAACCATTGTTTTTAAGCTTTGGAATGAAAGGATCATTCtcgattgaatcccaaattccttaatcaatagattccacaaagattttcattctagcctcccaatacttgtaattcaatccacagaataaaggtggtttgtagattgaagcaccttcctcaaaagatagttttccagccacagaaaaatattttcggatcaaacttgattatctttcaagtaccaagctcttgatgccaattgttagaaagtatggctttcaactagaggggggtgaatggtttaaagagggttttcgcagaATTTTAatccaagaatgaaattacttcgagaataacttgattaagaaatcagtttgccaaaatacaaagcaaaaagcacagcaccagaaaaacaatcggttgtttcgcagaaacaatcagttgtttataccagttcacaaatataaaaactgaatttaaagagttaaaggataaagagaatgcacacagaggtttatactggttcactctgaaccaagagctacatccagtcttcccttaaaccactagggaatccactaagcaatcaaccctagattacttataACACAACAAAAGAAGTGActttgatcccctcaagacacagacttcctttggtccagcacaacaccactaagaatgctgatcttgatcccctcaaaaacacacaacacttctcagttatacacacaaagtttctttcaaaagtacaaaggattacacttgttacagaacaaatctgaaatcaatacaagatgaaaatcctatctcacactctttgatcaatgcaatctataagcaattctcaacttttcaaaatctcaaaatcagtgaaaaactcaaatctatttttctgtatatattcaaagttgtttgttgcataatcttaacaaactattaattgcatttaaagattggtcaaagcattaaaaactggagcgtaaacagttagaaaaacatttaatgctcagtcaaagcacaaaacaattttttgttatggtcccaaaacaaaaaatcagttgtttccacgaatcaatcggttgtagGTATGTTGTTGGCAAAGGAAATGGGCGCGAGGAGTCTGGTAGCGAAGAGCGACTTCCTACTGGTCACAGATCAGGTGACTGGTGAATATCATGCCAATGACCCTCAGATGGCTGCCTACTTAGGGTATGTTCAGATTTTGAAGGGGTCTTTCGCGGTGTTCGAGTTGGTGCACgtcccaagagagcagaatgctcGAGCAGACTTGCTgactaagctcgccagctcgggcaaggggggcaggtaGAGGATGGTCATACAGgaaaccctgaagacacctcAAACATTTACTGCCGATAACTGGGTGCACCAGGTCAGCACATCGAGAGGGATCTCGACGAGTCATCGGTCACTGACCCAGGAGAAACTGCAGACGCCCAGGATAAGCACATTCCCAGTGCTTGGGGAAGAATCATTGCAGGTCTGCACGGCTGAAGAAGGAGGAGGGAcatggatgacgccctacaagcgctACTTGGTTGATGGGATACTCCCTCTGGAACCCATAGAagccagaaaaataaagaaaaatgctGCCAAGTACACTCTCATCAACGGGGAGCTGTTCAGACACAGGTTCACCCACCCGATCTTGGTATACGTAAGCGGAGACCAATGCCCACACATAATGACAAAGttccacgaagggatatgcgggagTCACATTGGTGGACGGTCTCTAGCGTCAAAAGCTATTTGTGCGGGATATTATTGGCCCATAGTAAGGGAAGGCTGCACAAGGTACACACAACAGTGCAAACAGTGTCAGCAACACGCTGACTGACACAAGGTGCCGCCAGAGGAGCTcaggtcgatttacagcccttggcctttccatacatggggaatcgatatcctgggaccctttcctctggcgataaggcagatgaagtacctcgtggtcgccatagagtacttcacgaagtggatcaAGGCTGAGCCCGTAGCCCAGATCACAGCCCACAAGGTCacacactttgtgtggaagaacataatGTGCCGCTTCGGGGTACCAAAGTGCTTGGTGTCTGATAACGacacgcagtttgcaagccaacaacTGGGTAAACTATCCTCGGAGGTTAGAATTaaacaggtgttcgcatcagtagAACACCCttagacgaatgggcaggtcgagtctgccaacaAAGTCTTTCTCAGAGGTccgaagagaaggcttgagaaggcCAAGGGAGCCTGGACAGAGgaggttcctagaattgtgtgggcttaccacaccactccccaaTCCACCACCAGAGAGACACTcttcagcttggtgtatgggtcggacgcgatgattccagtggagatccaggagagctcgccgcgTTTCCTAAACTTCGTggctgaagagtccaacgaagaaagaaaggtgaacttggacctattggacgaagtcagggaggaagctAGAATCAAAGCTGAAGCATTGAAGAGAAGGGAGGAGTACAAGCACAACTCGAAGCTGAAGCCTCGCCAGTTCCAGGTCGCTGACCTAGTAATGCGGAAGGCCCACCCATATCAGCTAGAGAACAAAGCtctcccccaagtggactggtcctttTAGAGTGAccgaggcccttgggaatggagcatacaggctGAAGACGCTGGAGGGAGGCGCGATCCCTCGCAcatggaatgcagccaacctcaagttttatttcagttaaacgACAACATTGTACATTGTCTTAGGGGACactttttttcccttataaaggttttttaatgaggtcacccaataaacttcgattgaaatattttctcgaaTTTTGTACAATGTAGTTACGAACTTGTTTCCCTTAcgttagaggtctcgagaggggaaaggtaggttcgtagagaacacctccccccctcgagtgagaacgctaaggttgaacgaaataattcaccagttaaatcctcctcgccttgagcaaAGATGAGGTAAGTTAAGAACTTGTTCCCTTGCATTAGAGGTCTCAAGTgcgggaaaggtaggttcgtagagaacacctcccccctcgagtgagagcGTTAAGGTAGAATGAAGTAGTTTTCCAGTTAAATCCTCATCGCCCTTGAGCGATGAAGAGGTCAATTACAGACCGTTcgcttgggttagaagtctcgagaGTGGAAGGGTAAGTTCGCCAGAGAATACCTTTCCtttgagtgagaacgccaagacTGAACAAGTATGGTTCACCAAATAAATCTTTCTCGCCCTGGGACGATGCTGGGGCCAGTTACGAGCTTGTTCCCTTGGGGTGGAAGGTCCAAAGGAGGGCATGACGGTCCGTAGAGAACGCCTCCCCCTTTGAGTGAAAACGCCAGGGTAAGGAAACAAGATTCACCAGTTAAACCCCTTAACTCTAAGCAGTAAGGGAGAGACTAGCTAAGGTATCATGTGTACACCTTTGCGGCCTTGAAGGAGGAGATAAGGTGGGGCGGGGGTGGAGAAGCGTGCTACCTAAAGTGTAAAGGATCGTTAGCGTTGTTAGTGGAAGTCAGTGTGTATTGCAACAGTTATTTACTTAACATAAACTGAGAAGAGCAAGCGACGTTAAGTCATGACCGTTGGATCAAGACACGTGTGCACAGACCTAAACGGGCAGAGAGAAGTGTCACTTCAGTGCATTGTTCATGTCCTGCCATACAGAGCCACGTAGGTTGCTAGGGGCgaggacttagtctcttcgctgaacaagttaCAGGTCGAGACTGGGGGCttatgtaccgaccagtcctcgggtcTAGTTGACCGCCAGTAATGGTGatggggccacgtaagctgAGACCCACGAACGGCATGGACTAGTGTCTCGCAAGGCACGTGAGTCAAGGAGCCGAGGAGTGGTCAGTCGTCGATCACCAACATAGTAAGGGCCACGAGACATCGGACACCGGTGACTCAAACAagagagctgggccacgagaggtggatcccgaACAATACACCAGTTATCAATTAAGGAGAAGCCTAGGCCACGAGGGCCCCATGCATGCATGGTAGGTGTCACGTTCAGGCGCGACACGAATAAAGGCCATCGAAAGAGATACGACTCGTGAGGGCCACGTTTTAGGGtcaagctgcatgcatggcacgtggacAACTAGGGGACTCCCAGGGCGGATGatcccagagatcaggtgcatgagttggcatccaggtggtcatcccacAAGAGGTTGCACTCTAGTGGGAAGCCTTACGTGCTAGGTTACCCTAAAAGGTGAGTAATAGCGGTGCTAGGGCCCACCCTCATAAAACCCTAATTTGGGAAGCGGaaacagtggaaaccctagACTATATAAATGGTAGTAACGAACCTAACCAGGTACGCTATTCAGTTGCGCAACTTTACACACAGAGAACTTTTTATAGTTTAcctttggtgtttcctagccctaagattgacttgagcgtcagagtgcaaacgacctctagggcgccctttgatTTTGTGATTTCAGGTGTTTATAATCGAGAGAAAGGCACGAACGAAGCCACAGAGAATCGGGCGTGGGAGTATCGTGAGACATACGAGGGCAaccgagtcaaccggcaggaacaaaaGGCATAGTCGATTATGCCTATGAAATctttggataatcgattatgtgatATTTTTAAGACAAAGGATAATCGgttatctatctatctatctatctatatgtatatatatttatatatatatatatatttatatatataatttaaagaatcataaataatattaaaattatctaaatacatttatttaactaaaaaaattaaaataaattaaaaaataatataattatatttaaattttaaattttacttatttatttatttgaattctatgttattttattcttttatttataattgaaattttaaataactaaaatgtgcacaaaattaattatcatttatttattcttttttatacacaagtgtaaatttgtaatcttacaaccatcatatcactcgcatatttcaataaattttcctcatacatccactctaacataccccaatctAAACACCCTCCACTTTCTTCTTACTTTCTTCTAAAATCTTTACACTTTCACTCTTCCACACCTTTAATTTTCCACTCCCAATCCAAACAAATAAAGATGAGAAAAACCCCTTTCTTCCCATTTCCACGCCCCCACATAAATAGGGTGTTGACCTTCCTTCTGTCTACATCAATAGTGTACTCCCAAAAACAAACAGAGTGTCAGAGAAAACAAAATGAAGAAATAAGATGAAAATGGTGGAtagaatttatttatgttttaactGAAGACAAAATGATAATTGCATATTTAGTATGGATGAGACTATAACTATGAGGTGCAGTAAGTAGTAGCCCTCGTATTGAATGAACAATGGGCTAAAATTCCAAATAAAAGGCCCTGGTCCTTTACAGTGACCCTCACTGGGCTTTAAAAACTTTGAAGTTCCTAGTGGAAGTCCCCGGAAGGAGAGGAGCGTGTGAAAGTGAAGATAGTTGAGTAAGAATATCGATGAATCCTTCGAATAACAGCCCCAGTCTTTCTTCAACGCTCTCATCTCTGGAAAACCTAATCGCTCTATCAGATCACGTTCTCTCTGTCACACCATCTCCACAAACCCTAAACACTAACCTAATACAATGCCCTTTCAGTCCACACCACCTTATTCCTCCCCACTCGCTCTTCCTTCACCACCTTCGTTGTCCTTCCTCTCCGCGCCCTCTTCCCGATCTCACTCACTCTCTCAACTACCCCCAAACCCTCCACAACTCTCTCTCTCATCAACTCTCTTTCTATCTCCATTCTCTCTCCAACTTCTCCTACCGTGACTGCCCCGCCGTCGTTTCTTTCTCCCCTGCGGACGCCCTCACCAGAACTGCCACCCTCGCGCTTCCCGCCTTTTTATCTCTCGAATGCGCGGACACAGATAACCATTCCAATCTCCTCCCACTGTTTCACCACGCGCCCATTCTTCCCTCTCAGTACTTCTCCATCGACCGTGAACTCCAGTCCTGGAACCATTTTCCCACCACATTCTCCAACTCCGTTCTTCCTGCCATTTTAGGTATCGGAATTGCCAACGAAATTCACTTAACGGATTGGATAATGGTCAATTCGCCTAGATACGGCGTCGTTGTTGACACCGCTATGCAGCAGCATATGTTTCTGTTATGCTGTTTGTGTCTCAAGTCGATTATAAGAGAAGCGTCCGTTTCCTTGGAAAGACCAAATTCGCACGTAGTTTGCCCCGTTTTGAACCAGGCTTTGACGTGGTTGACATATCAGGTTTCGATCCTTTATGGTGCAGCAAACGGGAGGGATTTTGTTCTCAATTTCGTGAAGAAATGTATCACGGTTGGTGCGTCTGCTCTGTTGCTGTTTCCTTTAGGGGACCAAGCTGCTTCGAAGCTCGAGGCTCAGAATTTAGATAAAGAGAGTCTGGACGTGAAGGATGTAAAATCTTCTGCTCCAGGTGGAGAAAAGTACAATAGCATACTGAATAGGAAGATTTTTGTGTCCCAAGTTGCAGCGGCTGTTGCGGCATTGCACGAGAGATCTTTGCTTGAGCAGAAAATTAAGGGATTTTGGTTTTCTCCTCAGCCAAGTAACTATCAGCTGTATGTTGTGTTTACTCTTCAAAATTGAGTTTTCTTTGTCACAAACGCTTCTTTGGTGTGAAAACTATGAACTATGagttttgtcttttctattGTTTATGATAATTTACAATCAAATAATTGGTGATTTTGTGAGCTTAATCTGAATTATATGGAGCTCTATTTCTGTAGGGTTGCTGAGCATTCTTATTTGTCTGGGAAAGCAAATGAAGAGCGGGCAAAACGTCCTGATTATAGAGCTATAATTGATCATGATGGCGTTCACAGGCCTCAATCATCTAACCAGGTACTTttaatattcaataattttcGGTAGAACAAGTTCTGTTCTGGTATCCTAGGTTCACCAGGTGAAGAAATAGACTGTTCAATCCGCattctttctatttttcttaCTTGTTATGCATTTGTGAGCATGAGAGGAAGTTGTTATAAATTTGTCCCGAGTTCCTGTTATCTACGAGACTGTTTGTTTGAGGAAACATTTTCTATCATTtccttgttttttattttcaaaattctatGTAGGAAATAGTGAAAACTGAAAACAGTAATAGAAAGTTGTTTAAATTGTTTCctatataaatataaacttCTTGTGAAAACAGGAAAGGAATGAAAATAAGATGGAAGTTTTATAATTAAGCACCTGTACATAGAGACCCTAACCCATCCCGGCCATGGAagtgaatattatattttctttcattttaccCGTTATTAAACATGTTTTTCAATTGCCATCAATTGTAGGAATCATCTAGAGAAAAGACCCGAGAGGAGTTGCTGGCTGAAGAAAGGGATTACAAACGTCGAAGAATGTCTTATCGTGGCAAGAAGACAAATCAATCACCTTTACAGGTTAGAAGTACTGCAGTAGTTATTGAAAGTTTCTACTTATATTATCATAGTAATTTCATGTACTAGGTCTTGGTTTTATTTTCCAAATGCTGAATAATCTTGTGATCTTCTTATCATCCCATAATTATTATAGTTGGTAGCTTGGTGACACTATTGTATCAGAGTTGGTGCAtacttgttttttatttaagaataaattatttgaagaaagattttcattttttaaaatttaatttcttaattttaaattccTTCTGGAAGGTGATGAGGTACATGATAGAGGATTTCATGGAGCAAATCAAGCGGGCTGGGGGTTTTGAAAGCCCTGTGAAAATGTCTGAAGGGAGTGGATTGTTTCAATTCAAGCCTCCTGGCCATGACATTTCTATGGAAGCTAATAATTCAAGAAAAGCTAGTCTTGACTCACCTGCAGTGACAAAAATCAAGCCACGTTATTCTGAGCAACAATTACACTCTAGCTGTTGTGATGAAAGCAAAAATTTGGATGTTGCATTTTCTAGAGATTACAAACAACTCAAGCATGACCATCATAGTAGCCATTATTACCGAGATGATCAATGGAGTGCTGACCAAGGAAAATATCATAGAGAGCAACTTTCTACAAGCCATGAAAGACACTCAAGTCATAGTAGTCATCATAACAAAAAGGAGTACTACTCAAATAGAAAGAAGCATGATAACTCATCTAGATTGAGGGATAGGCGGCAGAATGACACTCACAGGAGTCATATTTCAGATTCTTTCCCAAATAAGACATTTTCAGACCGATATGATCCTTCAGAATCTCTTGATAAATGTGATGATGATACCTCTGACGCCAAATATTTCAAGTCCGATAATTTTTATGATAAGGATCATTCTTAGGACTGTCATGGTCAGAACTGTGAAGATACTACATCTCTAGTGCCCTGTGGGTAAGTTATGCTACTGTTTCCTCGTTAGATTTTGTATGTATGTAAATTTGAATGTGAATTGCTACTTTTAACGTGGTTTTTTTGCATAAACTTGCAGTAATAACTTACCAAGCTTTGGCGATTTTGTCAATGTATCCTTCTTTGTATCCTTAATTGTGAAAGCACATTTATTTAAGCAAGCATTCCTTTGACTGGTTTCTTGTTGTTGTTGGTAGTGGAGtgggtattattattattgtattttttattttcctcgGTAGAAAAAGCAATAAAATGGCAATTATGTTAACGACATTATAGTTTattatgtatgatttttttactTCTCTCAATGGTTGTTTTACTTACACTTAAAAAAACTACAAGTTTGTATTGTGTGTATGGCTATTTGTGAGTGCTAGGAAAAATGAAAAGAGTTTGGATAATGCTTTACTTAGGATATTGATTCATTTAACTACTAGAGCAATTATATAGTTTATAATATCTAACAGGCATCTGAAATTTTATCTTCTCTTTTTGGGGATAAATGAACGCTTTATCGTTTTTTTGTGTCTAACAAAGGAGTGATTGGAGTTGGATCTGTCTGAACTTGAACTATTTTTTGTTTCAACAACTTCTCTGTTGTGTTCTCTCCCCATCACTTGTTTTTAGTTTAGAATATGGCAAGGTTGGTCGAGCTTGTCATTATTGAGCCTTTTATTTGTTGTGAGAAAATTTGTTGAATATTTTTGCATTATTATCAAAATGCCTTTGTCTCGGCTAATTTTTCATGCTTTGATTCCAGATAAGTTGAAAGCAATAGAATCTTTCACTTTCTTCCTGAATTCCCTCTTCCCTTTTTAGATACTTGCTGCTTTAGAGAGACAGACTCTTCAATGGGCTTCATAGGTTTCTTCACTGCTTAGAAGAGACCAACTATGATCACGTATCTGCGGTCAATGTTTGCGTATGTCCAGATATCAGAAGGTAATAATACAAAGAATGAGGGAAACAAATATGGCCACGAAGTCGATTTATATGCCAGTGTTGTTGTTTGCATCTTACTGTAAATGACAACTATCTCTGTTCTATCTGTTTACACAAGTTATTGTTGCATGCATAGAAGGCACCTCGGCCCTTGTTTTGCACTAGAACTGAGCGGCCTTATACATGTCAAAAGATGGATTCTGAATTTTATTTTCCCTATTTCTAATTTTAAGAACATCTTCGGTAATTTGATTCTATTTTTCCATTTATTGTTTGCTTTCAAACAATTCCGAATATGTTGGTTGCTTGGTACTCAAAGAATAAACAATGAAATGTTGCCTTCATCCCCTTTCCATTTCACGGGAAAATAGGGCCAGCACAGTAATTGATATTTTGTGCAAGGTTAGGCAAAATGACAAAGGAAAATAAACTTTCATCTTTTGCTGTCGCAGTTTCACCAATCTCTTATTATAATAATGGATTATCAGCATATTCTAGGAGGGACTCGATCTTGTATATTTCTACTtccaaaaatatgaaatttcacCTTTTTTATTGTTGCAAAAGTATTAATTGGAATATAAAACCTTGAAATGGGATTTATCTAGTCCAGATTTTATAAGGatgtgtttttttaatatagaaatattattatgaaacaAATGA
Coding sequences within it:
- the LOC137817177 gene encoding U11/U12 small nuclear ribonucleoprotein 48 kDa protein codes for the protein MNPSNNSPSLSSTLSSLENLIALSDHVLSVTPSPQTLNTNLIQCPFSPHHLIPPHSLFLHHLRCPSSPRPLPDLTHSLNYPQTLHNSLSHQLSFYLHSLSNFSYRDCPAVVSFSPADALTRTATLALPAFLSLECADTDNHSNLLPLFHHAPILPSQYFSIDRELQSWNHFPTTFSNSVLPAILGIGIANEIHLTDWIMVNSPRYGVVVDTAMQQHMFLLCCLCLKSIIREASVSLERPNSHVVCPVLNQALTWLTYQVSILYGAANGRDFVLNFVKKCITVGASALLLFPLGDQAASKLEAQNLDKESLDVKDVKSSAPGGEKYNSILNRKIFVSQVAAAVAALHERSLLEQKIKGFWFSPQPSNYQLVAEHSYLSGKANEERAKRPDYRAIIDHDGVHRPQSSNQESSREKTREELLAEERDYKRRRMSYRGKKTNQSPLQVMRYMIEDFMEQIKRAGGFESPVKMSEGSGLFQFKPPGHDISMEANNSRKASLDSPAVTKIKPRYSEQQLHSSCCDESKNLDVAFSRDYKQLKHDHHSSHYYRDDQWSADQGKYHREQLSTSHERHSSHSSHHNKKEYYSNRKKHDNSSRLRDRRQNDTHRSHISDSFPNKTFSDRYDPSESLDKCDDDTSDAKYFKSDNFYDKDHS